TCAGTTGCCACACGACAGGACGGCCAAACGGGCGATCCAAAACGAGATTCAAGAGAGGCCAAAGCCGCTTGCAGCTAAAACTAGATGTTCGACAAGTAaatgtatctttgagatacaacgatatgaaaattaataataattaaagcGCAGCGGCTCTCGCTTTCTCTGtgggctgttttttttttttttgcacgaAAAGAACAGAAGCTGAAACGAGAAATAATACGCGAAATATTTCTCAAAAAATCTTTGGTATCTGTGTATcggagaaaaaaaagaggccGCCCCGCCGCGCCATGCGGTTGTCGGCTGTCGACGCTCTGCTCTCGCCTCTCGGCCGCCAGTGGGCGAAAGACGCAACTGCTGCGACCTTGCAATGCCCTTGAATGACACTCTTATTGCGACCAAGTCGCCAATGTTGCCACTACAACGGGCGCTGCTGCCACGGCTGCCACTCAGCGCTGGCGcaaaatcataataaaataaaaataaatataaatataaaataaaaatacacaaaaacggattccaaaccaaaacaaaaaaaaaataaataaaaacttaaGATAACCGTGAAAATCTAAAAGATATTGTCCGATTTTCGTGTGCAGTCCGAgtgaattttttttgtagattGAGACCCTTCCTCTCAGAACCCTGAAACCAAAACACACACCGAGTCCTTATCAAAACCAAAGCCTTAACCCAAATCAAAAACTTTTGAATGGAACGCGAGTGAAAAGATATAGTAGAAAACTATccggtttattttttttttcaaattgaaataaacaatttttttctcttaaaataaatgaactgcagaaataaatgaaataaaacatatctgaaaaaaatacaaaaattccaTTCAAGGAAAGTGTTATCTAAGCAACTAACGCCCTCTGGTGGCCACCAAACTCAAAAGTGAaggtgtatatgtgtgtgtgtgaaagtgagtgaaagtgaaagttCACGTTCAGACGCAATCCTTCGGTGACCTTTCGCCCCACATATTGGGTCACTTTCTTGGACGACTACATAACGACAAAAAGGCACGCAATACCTAAAAGGCCGCCCGCCACATTTATAGTATGCTATATAGAGAATTGGTATATGTAGGCGATATTTATGCGACAGCTTTTGACAActaattctttttttttattgctacGCCTgtgcgagagcgagaagaaCTTTGGCAAAGGCCAAAAAAGGAACGCCTTGGAATTATATTAAAACTACAGGTTGGTAATCATTCCATCATATTTcctacaatatatgtacatacataaataaggTGGAAGCATAATTAAGTGCGTGTtctagatatatgtatgatgATGTGGTATATGCCAAACGATTGCGTGATAATTCTTGCTTGCTCTTTTTGCAATTACCATGTGCGTGTATCCATGAGATACATTTGACATTGATTGTGGCATCTAAAGTCATTGCGCTGGAAGCTGAACCAAAACATGAATTAagccagagagcgagagagtcgGAACAATTGGGGACAAGTTCAGGGAGTTCAAGTTTCATCTACCAGACTATAAAAATTAAGTTGAATTATAGTCTTGTGTATTCTATAGATTGGAATATACAGTGGATAAACCGGTTTATTATTCTTAAATTTTCCGAAAGAAGTTGAGAATCAATTAGTTTTCAATGCAGTTTCTATGCAGATTCTACACAGCTTCTTAGTATGATCCTTTAAACAGACGAAAATGTAAAGTAATAAGCTGCAGAACCACCAGCTTTCTCATATATTTACGCACTTTCCTAATATCATTTACCTTTTACTTTACGCACCCAAATGCTTACATAAGAAATCTGCCTTTCTTGACGTACTTCCAGGACAAACTCTTCCTTAACCATCCCCaatcaaagcaaaacaatCCAAAACAATGTCTCGTTATCACAATCTATGGGAAAAGCAATCGCAAACCCCACATCTTCAAACCCAAACAATAATCATAAAAGGAGGAAAGCGAAAGTATCTGCCCCCACCAgtagtatctgtgtgtctgtaaCTGTGTTTTCAGACACAGCGCAAGCGTTTTTCCtgtggctttgtttttgttgctgctggtcaCGGCTCTCggctttgtttgcttttgacATTTCGTTGGGTAGCAATGtcatacaaatataaataaaaaataaaaaaaaagcatacAAAAAACACGCGCCAGccgaaaagcagaaaaaatgAGTGAGAACACCACCCCCACATCCACGGGACCGGGgcacacgcactcacacaaGCGCAGAGTATCTGTTAgatacaacagcaacaaattacGGACAGCAAATTAGCGCTTGAAACAAGGCTCGTGAAAGCCATTCCGTATactctgtatatgtatatattgatTGTTATGGAGTTCCGATGCAAATCGATTCCCTTCCACAAAACACAAACCCTAAACCAatcccaaaaccaaaacaagaGGCACGCAAGTGGAGTGCGGCGCCGCGCGTGTTACGTATGTCCGTCTAAGTTTTGAGCTAATTTAccataaagaaatatatattcttaatttcggtttatttataaataaaaggaaaagccagtcaggcagtcagCTGTTGTGGTTTGTTGATGGAGGGAACACACGTATTCGAACACATATATTACTATATGTATCTATCTTTAAAGCGTGGGCGGCACTTGCCGGTCTGGGCGTTTTTGACAGGAACTTATGCCTGATGATATATGCGACAGTGAATGACAGCGTATAAATGTTCTCTAATGAGCCCTGGTGCTCTATACAGTAGCACTACCTACATATCTGAAAGTATTTCGAAGTATTTGCACAAATTGCCTTATCTTCAAAGTCCAGAATCCCCCTCGAAGATCCGCTTGTATGTACCTTTAAAATAACTTACCATATTTTTAGCTATACATAATTCCATTATTAGATTAACCTCAAACATTTTTAGCACCAATCTTATCTTATCGCCACTCGTTGAACAGATCAAAAAACGAATAAATGTCTTAATTAATTGATTGTTAGGACTTTAATGACTTCTAGTTGTGGTTGGATCTGTCTAAACCTGTTTGTCTAGTGGGGCAGTTCAACGATCCGCATAGTATCAGCTTCTTATCAGCTGCTGTCTCCTACTGTCACCTACTGTCACTCATCCGTCCAACTTTAAATGTTGAGGCCTGCAAAATCAGTACTGCAAACTACTCCGGCGCCTGTGTCCAAACAATCACAATTTGGCGTTGAACCCATAAATCTAATCGCAAGTTTAACCACCAGCAACCaacaaccgacaaccgacaaccgatAGGCTGATTAGATGCATATCGCATATCGGCCAACATGGCAACCCACAATCACAGCGGGCGCTCGTCCGAGGCAGAAACAGGCTTAGAGCTGAGAGCAATTAGACACGCTGATCAATAGCCCCTTACCCATTTTTATGGTATTAGCTATCTGTCGTGTATTTGGTTTATCTTTGGTTTATGTACAAAGCTGGAGATATGACAGATAGAGCAATATGTTCGAGTACTTACCAATTTATTGCAATAATCCCAATCTGTTGAATGGCATAATCGAAATGGGAGTAGCCTGCAAATACTTTGGTTAAGGAATATTGGCTTGAAGAATTTAAAGAATCTACACATTTTTATGCCATATATTTTAATACATTAATTTCAAAGAGAGTTTGAATTCAATGCGAACATTCGAAATTCAATTGTATGATAAACCGTTTCGCTAAGTGTAGCATCCCCCATTCGGAAGGGTGATCCGAAGAGCAGTTAGCTAAGATTAATATTGAGACAGACATTCGAGGCTGGCGACGTCACTGATCACGAGCATCCGTCTATAGAAGCGACAGCCTGACGGCCGCTGCACAGCATCGACATCGCCAgcgccatcgccatcggcatcggcggcgGCTGCAGTTACCTTTTGGGATGCACTGCGACGATTACACATACACcctgagatacagatacagatacaaatgcagATACTGATACAGATGAACatatacagatgcagatgcagcgatggatggatggagggaGGAGTGTTGGACTGCGGACTGAGGGCGCGATCAGTGtgagggcagcagcagcagacagcagacaacGTTGGCTGGTGTTTGGCTGCGATTTGCGATTCTGGTGCGCTTCGATTTCGATTCCGATTCGATCCGAACCGATCCTATATTGCCTTATCAATCAGGTTGAATTTTGCTgaatgccaaaaacaaaacaaaacagatcGTTTTTGTATTCAGTGCACGCCCGACACCGTGACGCTGCAGACGTGGTGCAGTTTCGAGTTCGAGTTTCGAGTCTGTGGATGTCCGATGTCCCAGATGCCATCTGCCCGACGCAGTAGTTGTTCCTTCGGTTCCTTCGGCAACTTCTCAAGGAATTAATTTCCACAGACAGACCACTAAAAGTTTGGCTCTACCAGCGGTGGGCTACCAAGTGGATCGATTATATCACCAGATAGGTCTGGCCGCCGGGCGAGTGTAAGTGAGCCAGCGCACATCCAGGGAGAGTGCACTAGGGAGAGTATGAGTATCGGCTCGAAAAACCATTCCCGGTCCGGGTCAATTCCGATtgctataaataaaattgcaaattttgtTATCAATTTTCATAATCGAAACGACGCCGCAGCACGATTAAAAGTGCTAGTGCTACAATTGCTACACCAACAGAACCCAGAGCCCAGAACTCATCGCCCACTCGCAAATATCATGTGTAGTTCAGGTGATAAGCCGGCGACCGGCAAATGCTAATAGTAGGCCTAGAAACATCTAATCGAACGGCTAATGGCGCATCTATATAACTTGTGAAAAGCTTCGGAGGAGCAGTGACTAACTAATTGACATGACAAATGCATCTGTGCGATCCCAGAGATAAGCTAAAGccactctctgtctgtgtatctgtggcgCATCAAAGCGTGTCCGATCATCAGGctgtaaatacatattttagaAGAGCTGCGAGAGCCTCTGAAGGCTCTGAAGATATTCTATATCTATTTTCCGATTGATTGCCCATTAAAGCGAGTATGGTATTGAATTCAGCTCTGGTAACGGATCACTGATCGAAGATCGTGTTTCATGTGTGGATGAATAAATGCATTCGAAAGTGCGCCATTGGAATTTGACTTGCTGATTTTGAAGATTGGAATGTAAATCTTTAAGATAATTGTTTATTACAATTGAAGAACTGCATTTTACACAGATTCGGAATTTCGCAAGCATCTTCGAGTGATATTTAAGATTTTGTTTTAGTTTCAGTTACTTTCTTTTGGGGTACTCTTCAAGGCAATGAATATTTGTATACAGCTAAGGTGGGTACACCCCACCTTAGCTCCGCTTTTCAAACGGTTTTGACAAAATGCGCACTTCTTTAAACATACATAAGAAAAGAGCTTATTAAATTAGTAAATAAACGGAGAATGTAGGTATCTTTTATCTACGGAATTGACACCTCAACAGCACCTTGACTTCATTCCACAGCACAGACAGAGACGCGATGTGAACCAATCAAGAATAATGCaaagttatttttattgcGTTAACCACTTGAAGTAATATCAATTCCACTACATTTCCAccaatttaattcaattaagcTGCTTTATGGCTCTGTCTCCCAATTCTCCCCAGTGCGTGTGGGGCTACTTAAAAGAGGAGCGCAGTATCTTAGTACAAGTATCTTTCGGTTACGGTCGAAACAAGCCAAAGATTCAATGATTCAAGCCAATGAAGAAAGTgagcaaatgccaaaaataatACAACGGAAATGTTactttggccataaaacaGAACTGAAAGACGACAagacatacgtacatacatacatatgtatgttgtcGTAGATCTATTTATAGAactcttttcattttgtttctattttatttattttgtttgttatgcatatattttatttatgtgagGCTTGCATTatcaattattatttatatgaGTAATATTTTTAGGCAAAAATAGAGAGAAAGCCTAAGggtaatataaatttaaaagcaAATTTACATGACTTCGATGAACTCTCCTCTGCCGTTTTTTCTCTGTGATTCGGTGATCTTCTGTTATTTACCAACTCATTATATCAGGCTCCAATGAATCTTTAATTCATAAATTACTTATTCCCGAGTACATTTCTCTCTTAaatgtgtatatttttaattttgtaatctgttcttcttttttttgcgtttCTTGGTCCAACGTCATCTGCACCCAAAACGCATTTAGCCACTTGGCATACGGCCAAAAGCAATTTCGACCTATCTATagggaaaagagagagacgaacaaaaaaatgagTAAAGGTACTCATGCCGAAAAAGAAACTGCAATCTGTCCGTCCCCAAGGGATGGCTGTGAATCATGAAATATGTTCGGCCATAAGGTGCCACATCAACTCATCTACAGAGGAATTTCTATATAATATCTGTATAAAATACTTATACGCGGACAGGCAGGCAGTTGATTTCATTTTAAGGAAATTTAAAGAGAGATCGGCATTTTGACCTCCTTAATCGATCGATTGTCCGACgatcttttattttttcgtaCAACTCTGTTCAGCtcatttttttcgttttatttattcttctgcttaattaaatttcctATGCAGgctgccaaaaataaaaagtaaaatatttaaaaccgaaaaacgagacaaaaaatagaaaaatagaaAAGTAGAAAAGTTGAAAAATCGGGCGAAAAAGTAGACAGAGAATAAATGCCGCAAAAAAGTTCAAGGCCAATTGACTCTGTCTCCTCCTCGATTGGCGCATCTAATTTCGAATGTCACTCTGTGTGATGTCTTAATTGGGGGCGGTACTTCCTTCCCCTGTCGCTATCTCTGTCTGGGCATCTGCCTCTCGGTCGATCCTTCTCTGTTAACGGGCGTGGCTTGGCTTTTCACCTGATCAAAGGTATAGCACGTGCAGCGAGCGCTTCccgaaaatgaaaacaatagCAAACCCATTTGCCAAGAGCAAAACAGAGGGAACAAGAAATGTTAACAATTTGTTATGGTGTCACCTGCTTCAGCTTGGGGATGTCATCAGGTCTGTCAGTGTTTTCATCACATGATTTATACTAAGAATCTATTCACGCAGGCATATCCTTGGCCTTTCACTAAGGACTAATATTCATATTTCGGGAGACACGATATTCTTCAATATTCAATCTGCACATAAATTCCTTAAACGatctattaaaatattaatgaCAACCCGCTAAATCAAATCATTTAAAAATAGAACGGAAAATATGCGCTGCAGTTAATAAAAAATGATATGGaaatctatatatgtattttgccAGCTGTTTTCAAATCCAAAAACATTGAAGAAAGGAAAGAGAAAGTGACGagtgaaatttatttgtttacttaaggcaaaacaacaacagaaattgCTCAATATATAACTCACGTCATACATTTGGGTGATattatatgtacgtataatTGCAGATATTCCGGAGATCCGCTGCAATACTATATCcgactctgtgtgtgtgcgtgacgTGACGTAAATGAACGATCCCGGCGATATACCACTgacacacacaagcacgccGGACAGCAGGCCGCCCTGCAGCATTATCTCAATCATACCAACCATAGGGATGTCCTCATGCCGTGGCCGGGCCGAGGCATTTGCACGGAGTCTGTCCTCCAAGCTGCGCACCTTGGGATCACAGGTAAGACTAAGAAACTTTAAGGGTTATCCTTGTGTGGGAGCCAAGATATTAAACTCTCTATGGGTGGGGTTTATTGAACTGAACAGCATTTCTATCTAAAGACTGTGTTTATGTGTTTCTGTTTATGTGGAATTCTTGAAATACTCCTCCTTGCCGGACTCGTCCGGCTTCATGCCCTTGGTCCCTTTCTTCCAGTTAACAGGGCAGACCATACCGAACTCATCGCTGAACTGCAATGCCTGGACCAGACGCAGTGCCTCGTCCACACTGCGACCCACGCCATTGTCGTTGACCGTGATCTGGCGCACCAGACCATCGCGATCGATGATGAAGGTGGCCCGCAAGGCCAGGCCCGTCTTCTCATCCAGCACGCCATAGTCCTTGGCTATCTTCATGGACTTGTCGGACAGCAGGGGTATGTCCAGTTCCCCAAGGCCGCCCTTCTTGCGCGGCTGAGCTATCCAGGCGCAGTGCACAAAGTGGCTGTCCGTCGAGCAGGCCATCACCTCGCAGCCCACGTTGCGGAACTCCAAAGCCCGATCGCTGAACGCC
The sequence above is a segment of the Drosophila pseudoobscura strain MV-25-SWS-2005 chromosome X, UCI_Dpse_MV25, whole genome shotgun sequence genome. Coding sequences within it:
- the Prx1 gene encoding peroxiredoxin 1, with the translated sequence MLTMPSLRQMAPEFQTIAVVAGGIRDLSLSDLRGRYVLLVFYPADFSYVCPTELQAFSDRALEFRNVGCEVMACSTDSHFVHCAWIAQPRKKGGLGELDIPLLSDKSMKIAKDYGVLDEKTGLALRATFIIDRDGLVRQITVNDNGVGRSVDEALRLVQALQFSDEFGMVCPVNWKKGTKGMKPDESGKEEYFKNST